The genomic window CCTGGACGAAGCGTCCGAGCAGGTCGCGCAGTTCGCCGACGCCCTCGCCGGTGAGCGCCGACAGCGCGAGGACGGTGGCGCCGGGTTCGCCGTGCTCTCCGAGGGCGATGCCGTCCTCGTCGAGGAGCCGGCGCAGATCGTCGAGGACCTGGTCGGCGGCGTCGCCGGGCAGCCTGTCGATCTGGTTGAGGACCACGAAGGTGACCTCGGCGTGCCCGGAGAGCGGTCGCAGATAGCGTTCGTGGAGGGCGGCGTCCGCGTACTTCTCCGGGTCGACGACCCAGACCACCGCGTCCACCAGCGCCAGCACCCGGTCCACCTGCTCACGGTGCACGGTCAGCGCCGAGTCGTGGTCGGGCAGGTCCACGAGGACGAGCCCCTGCAGTGCCTCGTCGCCCGATCCGCCCGCGAGCGGCCTGCGGCGCAGCCGGCTGGGGATGGCGAGCCGGTCCAGCAGTCCGGCGGCGCCGTCGGACCAGGAGAGGGAGATCGGCGCGGATGTGGTGGGCCTGCGCAGGCCGGTTTCCGAGATGGGCACTCCGGCCAGGGCGTTGAACAGCGTCGACTTGCCGCTGCCGGTGGCGCCCGCGATGGCGACGACGGTGTGCTGCGAGGACAGCCGCTGCCGCGCGGCCGCCTCGCCGAGGACCCGGTCCGCCTCGTCGAGTGCGCGGCCGTCGAGCCGGGTGCGGGAGAGGCCCACGAGCTCGCGGAGCGCGCCGAGGCGGGCCCTGAGCGGGGCGGCGTACGCGCCTCCGACGGGGCTGTGGGGCTCGTCGGCGAGGAGCGAGACGTCGTCGTCCGCAAAGGCGGAGGGGTCGTTGGCACGGCGGGCGATGAGGCCGTCGTCCCAGCGGACGTCACCAGGTCTGGCGGCCTCCTCGGGCATCTCATGCGGCTCATGCGACTCCGGCGCCTTTGCCGCCTTGGCCGCCGATTCCTGTGCCGCCGGCTTCCCGGCCGCCGACTCCTGTGCCGCCTCACCGGACTCACCGGCGGACACGTCGGCGAGCCGGTCGGCAGAGCCGTCGGCGGACCCCTCGGCGGGTCCGCCCTCGGCCTCCGGCCCCCGCCCGGCATCCGACGCGGCCTGCGCCCCGGCTCCGGCCCTGGCCATGGCCCTGGCCCCGGCTTCCGCCTCGGCCTCGCCCTCGCCTTCGCCTTCGGACGCCCCGTTCCCCGAGCGCCCCTCGGTCTCCCCGGTGACAGCGGTCACCAGCGCTCACCTCTCCTTCTGCAGTACGGACAGCGCGGCGATCAGCTCGGCCTGCGGCTCCGGAGTCACCTCAAGGGCATCGAGCGGGGCGAGCCGCCGGTCGCGCTCGTCGAGCAGTACGCGTTCGATGTACGTCTTCACGAGCTCGCTGCCCTTGTCGCGGAGCCCCAGCGCGCCGTGCGCACCCATGCGTTCGGCGAGCCGCTCCCCGGCCGCACGGGCGCGCCGGCCGCCGAGCAGGGACGAGGCGAGCAGCGCGGCGACGGTCTCGGCGTCGGGGGCGACGGAACGTTCCATGCCCCGTACCGCTTCCTCCGCGAGCTCCTCCAGCACCCGGCGCCAGCGGCGTACGGCCATCCCGATGCGCTCCGAGCACTCCCGGTCCGCCGGCGTGCGTCCGCCGCCGACCGCCCCCGCGGCCGGCTCGCGCCGCCACGCCTCCTGGACCCGCTCGTCGGCCGCGGCGACGGCGCACTGAAGGAGGGCGGTGAGGCTCTCGGCGAGCGCGTCGAGGAGCTCGCCGGCCGAGCTGTCGCGCGGGTAGCCGCGCCAGCGGGTGCGGGCGTCCCCGGCGAGCACCGCTCCGCGGGCGAGCTGTTTGCGCACCCGCTCGGCCTCCAGGGCGTACGCCTCCTCGACCGCGCCGGAGAGGCGCAGGGCGGCGGCGTACTGCGCGGCGACGGCGCCCGCGAGCTCCGGCATGCGGGCGTCGAGCGAGTCGATGACCCCGGCCGCGGTCCGTACGACGGTCTGCTGGCGTGCGGCGGGGTCCAGGGCGCGGTGCACCAGCCACTCCCGCAGCGCGACGACGGCGGAGTCCGGCAGCAGTCCGCTGCCGCGGCCCGCGGACTCGGGCAGCTCGGGGATGGTGAACCGCGGTACGTGGCCGAGCCCCGCTTTGGTCAGCAGCGCCGCGTACTGCCGGGACACCTCGTTGATCACCTGGTGCGGCACCCGGTCGAGCACGGTGACGAGCATCGCGTCGTACTCCTTCGCCGTGCGCAGCAGATGCCAGGGGACGGCGTCCGCGTACCGGGAGGCGGTGGTGACCATGATCCAGATGTCGGCGGCGCAGATCAGTTCGGCGGCGAGCATCCGGTTCTCGACGACGAGCGAGTCGACGTCGGGGGCGTCGAGCAGGGCGATCCCGGGGGGCAGGGTGGCGGAGGTCTCGATCCGCAGAGCGCCGTCGTCCGCCGACCCGCCACCGGTGCCGACGCCCGCACCGACGCCGACGCCTCCACCGACACCGGCACCGATGCCGGTGCCGGTGCCGGTGCCGGTGCCCGCTCCGGGACCGGCACCCGGGCCGGTACGCGTGAGCGCACCCCCGGCCGCGGTCTCCTCCTGCTGCGGGAGCCACACGCGCGTGAGGTACGGCAGTACGCGCATCCCCGCGAACCAGTGGTGGTCGTCCGGGTGGCACACGAGCACCGGCGTCCTCGTGGTGGGCCGCAGCACTCCCGCCTCGCTCACCCGGCGCCCCACGAGGGAGTTGACCAGTGTCGACTTCCCGGCTCCGGTGGACCCACCGACCACCACGAGCAGCGGCGCGTCGGGATCTTTGAGCCGGGGAACGAGATAGTCGTCCAGCTGCGCGAGCAGTTCGTCTCGCGTCCGCCGCGCACGCGGCGCGCCGGGAAGGGGCAGTGGAAGACGCACGGCAGCGACACGGTCGCGCAGGGCGGAGAGTGCGTCGATCAACTGAGGCCGTACTTCCATGGTCACCACATGCGAAGAATGCCCAATTTTAGAGTCTTTTTGAAGCGTATAAGCATCCCTGCGCGCCGATCAGACAGACGGAACAGACGGGACGAGTGGGGCGCAGGCATAACGAGTGCACAACACCCGGGCCCAGAGGCGAAAAAAGCGCTGCGAGAATCGCACCTGCCTGCGATTATCGGTTCGCTTCACCGAACCTCCACATCGTGCCACGCAGGTGAAGCATCCGGGTCAAGGTGATCGGAGCCCTATCCTTGTCCCGGCGTCCCGGCAAGGTCACGGACAACCCACCAGGGCTCCAGGCCGCCGAGGCCACACCCGGCCCCCGTAGCTCAGTGGATAGAGCAGGCGCCTTCTAAGCGCTTGGCCGCAGGTTCGAGTCCTGCCGGGGGCGCCAGTGGCTCCACGTCAGACTGGCGACGTTTTCGCAGGTCAGGTCGTGTCTGCCTGGCGGCTGTCTCCCAGGCCACTCACATGCACCCGAAAGCCCGCCGAGCAATGCCGAAGGACGGTGCGGGACCCCATCTGCGTGGAATCCCGCATCGCCCTCGACCGCATCCGACCTATCCCGCCTCGGGAACGTACCGGATGCCTTCGATCTGCTTCAGATAGTCGGCCAGCCGGCCGGCGATGCTCCTCGCATAGACAGCGAGGAGCACGGGCGCGCTGTTCCCCGCCCACTCGGCGACCTGGGCAGGAGGTATCCCCTTGTTGAGCCGCGCCGTGAGGCAGGTGTAACGGCAGTCGTACACACGCTTGCCCGCCTCCGGTTCTCGGTACCGGCGTGCGCGTCGGAGACCCCGCAGCCCCCGTGCGCGTACTCACCCGGGCAGCGCGCCTTGATCAGGCCGGCGAAGAACTCCTCGACGGCGGGCAGGCCCCTCGGCCCCGCGCTGACGTTCTCCGCTTCCGAGTGGTCCTCCCCGTTCACAGCGCGCAGGCCGGCACCTACGATCGCTGACACCCAGACGTCGAGCAGCAGTGCCCCGCCGGCGGCATAGAACCGTCGGCGGGGCACTGCTGTGGAGCGGGGCTTGCGGAAAGACCTCAAAGGCGTGGCTCAGAGGTGTGGCCAAGACCGCCAGGGAACGGGCGAACGCACCGGACGCGGCACGGGATCCCACCAATCGTTGAACAGACAGAGGCGTACCGACAACGAGGCAAGCGGCCGATGAGATCGCATGCCGGAGGGCACCGCGGAGGAGCGGAGCCGGAGGATACGCGCGAGAGCCGAGATCAGTCCACGAGCATGATCACGGATGCGGTGATGCCCACCACCGCGATGACGCCGCGCAGTGCGTCAGGCGACAGTCTGCGCCCGACGCGGGCACCCAGAGTGCCACCCAGAGTCGAGCCCAGGGCGATGACACCGGCGGCAGCCCAATCGACCTCCGTCACGGCGATGAACACCACGGCGGCGACGCCGTTGACGATCGTTGCGAGGACGTTCTTGGCAGCGTTGAGCCGCTGCAGGTCGTCACGGAGCCAGCTGCCGAACATGCCCATGAGCAGGACGCCTTGGGCGGCGCCGAAGTAGCCACCGTAAATGCCCGCACCCAGTACCCCGCACAGCATCGGCATGCCGCCGTCCTGGTCGCTGTCTTCTCCCTGGCGAGCTGTCAGCCATCGGTTCAAACGGGGCTGGAGCATCACGAGGCAACAGGCAAGCAGGATGAGTACCGGCACCACCGCGTCGAAGGCGGAGACCGGTAGCGCGAGGAGAAGCAGGGCGCCGACGAGCCCTCCGACCAACGAACAAGCCCCAAAACGGACGAGGCGCTTCGACTGGCCTTTGAGTTCATGACGGTAGCCATGAGCGGCACTCAGGACACCTGGTACCAGACCGATGTTGTTCGACACGTTGGCCAGGACCGGGGGGTACCCGAACGCAAGCAGGGTCGGAAAGGTGATCAAGGTACCTGAGCCGACCACCGCGTTGATCGCTCCGGCGGCAACGCTTGCACCACCGATGGCGATCATTGTGAGGGCGTCCATACGGTCACCTCTCTGTGTTCGCGGCAGACCTGGCGGATCCCTCGGACAGCCATATGTCCTCCGCACTCAGATCGTCGACGGTGTAGTTGCCCAACGCGCTGATCAGCAGGCGCATCTCGACACCAAGACAGTTCACGAGATTGACCAGTCCCTGCTCCGGATCCTCGTCGGCCGCAGCCAGTGCGGCCCGGCCGAGGCCCACGGCGGAGGCGCCCAGGGCGAGGCATTTGACCGCTCGGGCTCCTTCCCAGATCCGACCCGTCACGAGCAGGCAGTTGTCCTGAGCGTCCAGACGGTCGAGACAATCGGCCAGAGGAAGTCCGACGTGGTTGAGAAAGGACCGCGGCGCCCAGCCCGTACCGCTCTCTGCGCCGTCCACGGTCACCGCGTCCGCACCGGCCTGCCACGCGACCGATGCGGCGTGGTGGACGTCACGGGAGGGCGGCAGCTTCACCCACACGCGGCATCGCGGGTAGTTGTTGCGCATCAGCCGGATCTGGTTGCGCAGGATCTCCTCGGTAAACGTACCGGGACTGCTGCAGCGCAGTACGGAGTCGGTGTTCTGGTCGTAGACATCCAGGATGTCGTACTGCGCAGAGAGTTCGCTCGCTCGGTTCCTCGCGACGAGTGTCATGCCCCCGACGCCGGGCTTCGCGCCCTGCCCGACCTTCAGCTCGAAGGCCAGTCGGCCGCTCTCCAGTAGCGGCTGTGCAGCGGGGTCGCTGTAGACCAGGTTCCACACTTCAGCATCGGCATCTTCGGTGCTCTGCTGAACGACGACGCCACCCAGCCCATCCGGTACGGCGTCGGTGTAGGCCGTGATCCTGCTCAGCAGGGAGCCGTGCTGCTCACCCTCCATCCGCCCGTAGCCCGAGACGGGGACGATGTTCTCGCCGATGACCATGGGGATACCCAACTGGCCGGCTTGCTGGGAGACCGCTGTCCCCAGCTCGCCATTGGCCACTTGGGTGGAACCGAATGCCGATACGTAGACCGGCAGGGAGGAACGGAATCCGCCGACTTCCGCCGACAGATCCACGTCATCGGACAACGGTTCCCGACCGAGGGCGATCATCTTCTCCATGCGCCGTGGCACGAAGACCGGGGGAACGAGGCGAGCGCGGTC from Streptomyces sp. FIT100 includes these protein-coding regions:
- a CDS encoding glutamate synthase-related protein, translated to MSDLKAPGFPDQQVRARAKYGAAEAFPNSLRYGTTMFGEYVDGSARARDSIDRARLVPPVFVPRRMEKMIALGREPLSDDVDLSAEVGGFRSSLPVYVSAFGSTQVANGELGTAVSQQAGQLGIPMVIGENIVPVSGYGRMEGEQHGSLLSRITAYTDAVPDGLGGVVVQQSTEDADAEVWNLVYSDPAAQPLLESGRLAFELKVGQGAKPGVGGMTLVARNRASELSAQYDILDVYDQNTDSVLRCSSPGTFTEEILRNQIRLMRNNYPRCRVWVKLPPSRDVHHAASVAWQAGADAVTVDGAESGTGWAPRSFLNHVGLPLADCLDRLDAQDNCLLVTGRIWEGARAVKCLALGASAVGLGRAALAAADEDPEQGLVNLVNCLGVEMRLLISALGNYTVDDLSAEDIWLSEGSARSAANTER
- a CDS encoding GTPase, with protein sequence MPEEAARPGDVRWDDGLIARRANDPSAFADDDVSLLADEPHSPVGGAYAAPLRARLGALRELVGLSRTRLDGRALDEADRVLGEAAARQRLSSQHTVVAIAGATGSGKSTLFNALAGVPISETGLRRPTTSAPISLSWSDGAAGLLDRLAIPSRLRRRPLAGGSGDEALQGLVLVDLPDHDSALTVHREQVDRVLALVDAVVWVVDPEKYADAALHERYLRPLSGHAEVTFVVLNQIDRLPGDAADQVLDDLRRLLDEDGIALGEHGEPGATVLALSALTGEGVGELRDLLGRFVQDHTAAARRISADVDAAAKRLRSLYVADGHPGLGERARDDFTARLAGAVGAKAVGEEAERQWRRNAGRACGTPWLRLWRWYERVRTPGGGLPQPPEPVEEELTARQRVEQAVRTVADEAAHGLPVPWAQAVREAAVRGAEGLPEALDELAVTLGTPSPRPPRPTWWPAAVLAQAAMTLLQIYGGLWLLGQIIGVLEPMLVPPVLLMLGGIVGGPLVEWACAAAAKGPARRYGQDAERRLKEAAAACGRAKVLDPIAAELLRYREVREQYVTVSRR
- a CDS encoding sulfite exporter TauE/SafE family protein, with amino-acid sequence MDALTMIAIGGASVAAGAINAVVGSGTLITFPTLLAFGYPPVLANVSNNIGLVPGVLSAAHGYRHELKGQSKRLVRFGACSLVGGLVGALLLLALPVSAFDAVVPVLILLACCLVMLQPRLNRWLTARQGEDSDQDGGMPMLCGVLGAGIYGGYFGAAQGVLLMGMFGSWLRDDLQRLNAAKNVLATIVNGVAAVVFIAVTEVDWAAAGVIALGSTLGGTLGARVGRRLSPDALRGVIAVVGITASVIMLVD
- a CDS encoding dynamin family protein, with the translated sequence MEVRPQLIDALSALRDRVAAVRLPLPLPGAPRARRTRDELLAQLDDYLVPRLKDPDAPLLVVVGGSTGAGKSTLVNSLVGRRVSEAGVLRPTTRTPVLVCHPDDHHWFAGMRVLPYLTRVWLPQQEETAAGGALTRTGPGAGPGAGTGTGTGTGIGAGVGGGVGVGAGVGTGGGSADDGALRIETSATLPPGIALLDAPDVDSLVVENRMLAAELICAADIWIMVTTASRYADAVPWHLLRTAKEYDAMLVTVLDRVPHQVINEVSRQYAALLTKAGLGHVPRFTIPELPESAGRGSGLLPDSAVVALREWLVHRALDPAARQQTVVRTAAGVIDSLDARMPELAGAVAAQYAAALRLSGAVEEAYALEAERVRKQLARGAVLAGDARTRWRGYPRDSSAGELLDALAESLTALLQCAVAAADERVQEAWRREPAAGAVGGGRTPADRECSERIGMAVRRWRRVLEELAEEAVRGMERSVAPDAETVAALLASSLLGGRRARAAGERLAERMGAHGALGLRDKGSELVKTYIERVLLDERDRRLAPLDALEVTPEPQAELIAALSVLQKER